One genomic window of Falco cherrug isolate bFalChe1 chromosome 20, bFalChe1.pri, whole genome shotgun sequence includes the following:
- the KRT20 gene encoding keratin, type I cytoskeletal 20: protein MASSNQSFHWGASTCFQPTAPSVRGLTSRRMAIQKVQAPSVYGGAGGYGTRISTGTSYRQGFGGNFHLNVTGNDVLLTGNEKPTMQNLNDRLALYLEKVRNLEKANSLMEKQIKEWYEKNTTDIRHDHSSYFKTIEDLQNKIGAIQLENARLALQIDNAKLAADDFRLKYENEHLLRQSVEGDIKELLQVRDALTLTKSDLESQIETVNEELAFLKKNHEEDIHRLRKEVGCSVNVEVDATPSIDLATIMQNMRHQYEEMAEKNHQEAKERFEKQTEDLNQEVTINIEQLQAQRSQITDRKQILQGLELELQSQLNMKKALEVTLAETEARYNYQLTQIQEVVANLEAQLRQLRADMEAQSNEYTVLLDIKTRLEMEIATYRRLLEGEDSRPVEVDVSKAELEKESSKVKKIKTIVEEVIDGKVVSSQVKEIEEKL from the exons ATGGCATCCTCTAACCAAAGCTTTCACTGGGGTGCAAGCACCTGTTTCCAACCTACTGCACCCAGTGTCCGTGGTTTAACCTCCAGGAGAATGGCCATCCAAAAGGTGCAGGCACCCAGCGTCTATGGGGGAGCTGGTGGCTATGGTACCCGCATATCTACTGGCACCAGCTACAGACAAGGCTTCGGTGGGAACTTCCACCTTAACGTTACTGGTAATGATGTGCTGCTCACTGGCAATGAGAAACCAACTATGCAAAATCTAAATGACCGTTTGGCTTTGTATCTGGAGAAGGTGCGTAATCTGGAAAAGGCAAACTCCCTAATGGAAAAGCAGATCAAGGAATGGTATGAGAAGAATACCACAGACATCAGGCATGACCACAGCTCATACTTTAAAACAATTGAAGATCTCCAAAATAAG ATTGGTGCCATACAGTTGGAAAATGCAAGGCTTGCCCTGCAAATTGACAATGCCAAACTGGCTGCTGATGATTTTAGACTGAA GTATGAGAATGAACACCTGCTCAGGCAAAGTGTTGAGGGTGACATTAAAGAACTGCTCCAAGTTCGTGATGCCTTGACTTTGACAAAATCTGATTTGGAGTCACAGATTGAAACAGTGAATGAAGAACTAGCATTTCTTAAGAAGAACCACGAGGAG GACATTCACAGACTGCGCAAAGAGGTGGGCTGCTCAGTTAACGTAGAGGTGGATGCTACTCCAAGCATTGATCTTGCAACTATTATGCAAAATATGAGACATCAATATgaagaaatggcagaaaagaACCATCAAGAAGCCAAAGAACGATTTGAAAAGCAG ACAGAAGACCTGAACCAGGAAGTGACAATCAACATTGAACAGCTGCAAGCCCAGAGGAGCCAGATCACTGACCGGAAACAGATCCTTCAGGGTCTGGAGCTAGAATTACAGTCCCAGCTTAACATG AAAAAGGCTCTAGAAGTCACTCTGGCTGAAACTGAAGCACGTTACAACTATCAGCTAACCCAAATACAGGAAGTAGTTGCCAATTTAGAGGCTCAACTGAGGCAACTCCGAGCTGACATGGAGGCTCAGAGTAACGAGTACACTGTATTGCTGGATATCAAGACTCGCTTGGAAATGGAGATAGCCACGTACCGCCGCCTACTGGAAGGAGAGGACAGCAG ACCTGTTGAAGTGGATGTATCTAAAGCAGAGCTTGAAAAAG AATCAAGTAAAGTTAAGAAGATCAAGACAATTGTTGAAGAGGTGATTGATGGCAAGGTCGTCTCCTCTCAGGTCAAAGAGATTGAAGAGAAGCTGTAA
- the LOC102049123 gene encoding keratin, type I cytoskeletal 12 isoform X1 produces MAFSVRTSGGSRQFSSRSGLGGGSLRMSGSSGGAGFGGSGLGFGGGSGGGFGAASMLGSGSGFGGGFGSSSGGGFGSSLSSGFGGGYGSGLGGSYGGGLGSAFGGGLGSAFGSSSGAGFGGGFGSGSGSGFGGGFGGAGAGDGGLISGSKKETMQNLNDRLAAYLDKVRSLEDANTELERKIREWYEKNGPGVGIPGSGNDYSKYYPIIEDLRSKIINATIDNARIILQVDNARLAADDFRLKYENEVALRQSVEADINGLRRVLDELTLTRADLEMQIESLNEELAYLKKNHEEELQGIQSSACGQVSVEMDAAPGIDLTKLLNDMRGQYEVIAEQNRKEAEAWFNEKSGELKREISTNTEQLQSGKSEITDLKRTLQSLEIELQSQLAMKKSLEDTLAETEGGYCAQLSQIQLQIGNLESQLFQVRADMERQNAEYQQLLDIKTRLEMEIETYRRLLDGEFVSAGPGVTFESSSLTGSKSQTQSLDSSQDPAKTRKIKTIVEEVVDGKVVASHVKEVEEKI; encoded by the exons ATGGCCTTTTCTGTGCGCACAAGCGGTGGATCCCGGCAATTCTCTTCTCGAAGCGGACTTGGCGGGGGATCTCTGAGAATGTCTGGTTCTAGTGGGGGAGCAGGCTTCGGTGGCAGTGGACTTGGGTTTGGTGGTGGATCTGGCGGAGGTTTTGGTGCTGCTTCTATGCTTGGTTCCGGCTCTGGCTTTGGTGGAGGTTTTGGGAGTAGCTCAGGTGGAGGCTTTGGGAGCAGCTTAAGCAGTGGCTTTGGTGGAGGCTACGGTAGTGGTTTAGGTGGTAGCTATGGAGGTGGCTTAGGCAGTGCTTTTGGGGGAGGTTTAGGCAGTGCTTttggcagcagctcaggtgctgGTTTCGGAGGTGGCTTTGGTAGCGGCTCAGGATCTGGTTTTGgaggtggttttggtggtgctggtgctggggatggcGGACTTATTTCTGGCTCCAAAAAAGAAACGATGCAGAACCTCAATGACCGTCTGGCTGCTTATCTGGACAAAGTACGATCTCTGGAGGATGCCAACACAGAATTGGAGCGCAAAATCCGCGAGTGGTATGAGAAAAATGGCCCTGGTGTTGGCATCCCTGGATCTGGGAATGACTACAGTAAATACTATCCTATAATTGAAGATCTTCGAAGCAAG ATCATCAATGCAACTATCGACAATGCAAGAATCATTTTGCAGGTTGATAATGCCAGACTGGCTGCTGATGACTTCAGACTGAA atatGAGAATGAAGTGGCTCTTCGCCAGAGTGTGGAAGCTGACATCAATGGTCTGCGCAGAGTTCTTGATGAGCTGACTTTGACAAGAGCTGATTTGGAGATGCAGATTGAAAGCCTGAATGAAGAACTGGCTTACCTCAAGAAGAATCACGAAGAg GAGCTTCAAGGCATCCAAAGCAGTGCATGTGGTCAAGTCAGCGTTGAAATGGATGCTGCTCCAGGAATTGACCTGACCAAGCTTTTGAATGACATGAGGGGACAGTATGAAGTCATTGCTGAGCAAAATCGTAAAGAGGCTGAAGCATGGTTCAATGAAAAA AGCGGGGAGCTGAAAAGGGAAATCTCCACCAATACTGAGCAGCTTCAGTCAGGAAAGAGTGAGATAACAGATTTAAAACGGACCCTCCAGAGCCTGGAAATTGAACTACAATCTCAGCTTGCCATG aaaaaatccCTTGAAGACACTttagcagaaacagaaggaggTTACTGTGCTCAGCTTTCACAAATCCAACTTCAGATTGGGAATCTGGAGTCTCAGCTGTTTCAGGTCAGGGCTGATATGGAGCGCCAGAATGCAGAGTATCAACAACTTCTAGACATTAAGACTCGCCTGGAGATGGAGATTGAAACCTATCGTCGCTTGCTGGATGGCGAGTTTGT GAGTGCAGGACCGGGAGTTACATTTGAAAGCTCATCCTTGACAGGGTCTAAATCACAAACACAATCACTGGATTCTTCGCAGG ATCCTGCCAAAACTAGAAAGATCAAGACAATTGTTGAAGAAGTGGTAGATGGAAAAGTTGTTGCATCCCATGTTAAGGAAGTTGAAGAGAAGATATAA
- the LOC102049123 gene encoding keratin, type I cytoskeletal 12 isoform X2, which yields MAFSVRTSGGSRQFSSRSGLGGGSLRMSGSSGGAGFGGSGLGFGGGSGGGFGAASMLGSGSGFGGGFGSSSGGGFGSSLSSGFGGGYGSGLGGSYGGGLGSAFGGGLGSAFGSSSGAGFGGGFGSGSGSGFGGGFGGAGAGDGGLISGSKKETMQNLNDRLAAYLDKVRSLEDANTELERKIREWYEKNGPGVGIPGSGNDYSKYYPIIEDLRSKIINATIDNARIILQVDNARLAADDFRLKYENEVALRQSVEADINGLRRVLDELTLTRADLEMQIESLNEELAYLKKNHEEELQGIQSSACGQVSVEMDAAPGIDLTKLLNDMRGQYEVIAEQNRKEAEAWFNEKSGELKREISTNTEQLQSGKSEITDLKRTLQSLEIELQSQLAMKKSLEDTLAETEGGYCAQLSQIQLQIGNLESQLFQVRADMERQNAEYQQLLDIKTRLEMEIETYRRLLDGESAGPGVTFESSSLTGSKSQTQSLDSSQDPAKTRKIKTIVEEVVDGKVVASHVKEVEEKI from the exons ATGGCCTTTTCTGTGCGCACAAGCGGTGGATCCCGGCAATTCTCTTCTCGAAGCGGACTTGGCGGGGGATCTCTGAGAATGTCTGGTTCTAGTGGGGGAGCAGGCTTCGGTGGCAGTGGACTTGGGTTTGGTGGTGGATCTGGCGGAGGTTTTGGTGCTGCTTCTATGCTTGGTTCCGGCTCTGGCTTTGGTGGAGGTTTTGGGAGTAGCTCAGGTGGAGGCTTTGGGAGCAGCTTAAGCAGTGGCTTTGGTGGAGGCTACGGTAGTGGTTTAGGTGGTAGCTATGGAGGTGGCTTAGGCAGTGCTTTTGGGGGAGGTTTAGGCAGTGCTTttggcagcagctcaggtgctgGTTTCGGAGGTGGCTTTGGTAGCGGCTCAGGATCTGGTTTTGgaggtggttttggtggtgctggtgctggggatggcGGACTTATTTCTGGCTCCAAAAAAGAAACGATGCAGAACCTCAATGACCGTCTGGCTGCTTATCTGGACAAAGTACGATCTCTGGAGGATGCCAACACAGAATTGGAGCGCAAAATCCGCGAGTGGTATGAGAAAAATGGCCCTGGTGTTGGCATCCCTGGATCTGGGAATGACTACAGTAAATACTATCCTATAATTGAAGATCTTCGAAGCAAG ATCATCAATGCAACTATCGACAATGCAAGAATCATTTTGCAGGTTGATAATGCCAGACTGGCTGCTGATGACTTCAGACTGAA atatGAGAATGAAGTGGCTCTTCGCCAGAGTGTGGAAGCTGACATCAATGGTCTGCGCAGAGTTCTTGATGAGCTGACTTTGACAAGAGCTGATTTGGAGATGCAGATTGAAAGCCTGAATGAAGAACTGGCTTACCTCAAGAAGAATCACGAAGAg GAGCTTCAAGGCATCCAAAGCAGTGCATGTGGTCAAGTCAGCGTTGAAATGGATGCTGCTCCAGGAATTGACCTGACCAAGCTTTTGAATGACATGAGGGGACAGTATGAAGTCATTGCTGAGCAAAATCGTAAAGAGGCTGAAGCATGGTTCAATGAAAAA AGCGGGGAGCTGAAAAGGGAAATCTCCACCAATACTGAGCAGCTTCAGTCAGGAAAGAGTGAGATAACAGATTTAAAACGGACCCTCCAGAGCCTGGAAATTGAACTACAATCTCAGCTTGCCATG aaaaaatccCTTGAAGACACTttagcagaaacagaaggaggTTACTGTGCTCAGCTTTCACAAATCCAACTTCAGATTGGGAATCTGGAGTCTCAGCTGTTTCAGGTCAGGGCTGATATGGAGCGCCAGAATGCAGAGTATCAACAACTTCTAGACATTAAGACTCGCCTGGAGATGGAGATTGAAACCTATCGTCGCTTGCTGGATGGCGA GAGTGCAGGACCGGGAGTTACATTTGAAAGCTCATCCTTGACAGGGTCTAAATCACAAACACAATCACTGGATTCTTCGCAGG ATCCTGCCAAAACTAGAAAGATCAAGACAATTGTTGAAGAAGTGGTAGATGGAAAAGTTGTTGCATCCCATGTTAAGGAAGTTGAAGAGAAGATATAA
- the KRT222 gene encoding keratin-like protein KRT222 isoform X1, which produces MELSRLHNETRAKYETLITRNQIKTVTSARTQLEEDTIKRMDKDAEALKAARAELCEARRQWHHMQIEIESLHAVEKGLERSLRATEQQYHMQLQNLEAEIECLEKELLEVRRGIEKQLQEHEILLNTRMKLEEEIATYRSLLEQEENRFRCSIPDQEDDKKPTTSKTAFTLPSDSVKQHETEKVELMTKQAILDGNIMKESAEAHGTVQTEKVDEVIKEWEGSFFKDNPRLRKKSVSLRFDLHLAATEEGCLHTKKKTLPNIEVRLVMRRSCSIPSIKP; this is translated from the exons ATGGAACTGTCCCGGCTCCACAATGAGACCAGGGCAAAGTATGAAACGCTCATCACCAGAAATCAGATAAAGACCGTCACCTCAGCAAGGACCCAG CTAGAAGAAGATACAATTAAAAGAATGGACAAAGATGCAGAAGCATTAAAGGCAGCCAGAGCAGAACTCTGTGAAGCGAGACGGCAGTGGCACCATATGCAGATCGAAATTGAATCTCTCCATGCTGTG GAAAAGGGTTTGGAACGTTCATTACGTGCCACAGAGCAGCAGTACCACATGCAACTACAAAATTTAGAAGCTGAGATTGAATGCTTAGAGAAAGAGCTACTGGAAGTGAGAAGAGGTATTGAGAAACAGCTTCAAGAGCATGAAATTCTCCTGAACACAAGGATGAAACTGGAAGAGGAGATAGCAACATACCGCAGCCTGCTTGAGCAAGAAGAGAACAG gttTCGTTGCTCTATACCTGACCAGGAGGATGACAAAAAGCCTACCACCAGCAAGACTGCCTTTACACTGCCTTCAG acaGTGTAAAGCAGCATGAAACTGAGAAGGTGGAACTGATGACAAAGCAAGCAATCCTAGATGGAAATATTATGAAGGAAAGCGCTGAAGCTCATGGCACTGTACA gacagaaaaagtGGATGAAGTCATTAAAGAATGGGAAGGGTCTTTCTTTAAGGACAACCCTCgcttaaggaaaaaatcagtttcactGCGCTTTGATCTCCACCTAGCAGCAACAGAGGAAGGATGTTTAcacactaagaagaaaactctTCCTAACATTGAAGTCAGGCTGGTAATGAGGAGATCTTGCAGTATTCCTTCTATCAAACCTTAA
- the KRT222 gene encoding keratin-like protein KRT222 isoform X2, translating into MDKDAEALKAARAELCEARRQWHHMQIEIESLHAVEKGLERSLRATEQQYHMQLQNLEAEIECLEKELLEVRRGIEKQLQEHEILLNTRMKLEEEIATYRSLLEQEENRFRCSIPDQEDDKKPTTSKTAFTLPSDSVKQHETEKVELMTKQAILDGNIMKESAEAHGTVQTEKVDEVIKEWEGSFFKDNPRLRKKSVSLRFDLHLAATEEGCLHTKKKTLPNIEVRLVMRRSCSIPSIKP; encoded by the exons ATGGACAAAGATGCAGAAGCATTAAAGGCAGCCAGAGCAGAACTCTGTGAAGCGAGACGGCAGTGGCACCATATGCAGATCGAAATTGAATCTCTCCATGCTGTG GAAAAGGGTTTGGAACGTTCATTACGTGCCACAGAGCAGCAGTACCACATGCAACTACAAAATTTAGAAGCTGAGATTGAATGCTTAGAGAAAGAGCTACTGGAAGTGAGAAGAGGTATTGAGAAACAGCTTCAAGAGCATGAAATTCTCCTGAACACAAGGATGAAACTGGAAGAGGAGATAGCAACATACCGCAGCCTGCTTGAGCAAGAAGAGAACAG gttTCGTTGCTCTATACCTGACCAGGAGGATGACAAAAAGCCTACCACCAGCAAGACTGCCTTTACACTGCCTTCAG acaGTGTAAAGCAGCATGAAACTGAGAAGGTGGAACTGATGACAAAGCAAGCAATCCTAGATGGAAATATTATGAAGGAAAGCGCTGAAGCTCATGGCACTGTACA gacagaaaaagtGGATGAAGTCATTAAAGAATGGGAAGGGTCTTTCTTTAAGGACAACCCTCgcttaaggaaaaaatcagtttcactGCGCTTTGATCTCCACCTAGCAGCAACAGAGGAAGGATGTTTAcacactaagaagaaaactctTCCTAACATTGAAGTCAGGCTGGTAATGAGGAGATCTTGCAGTATTCCTTCTATCAAACCTTAA